One Argiope bruennichi chromosome 5, qqArgBrue1.1, whole genome shotgun sequence DNA segment encodes these proteins:
- the LOC129968160 gene encoding integral membrane protein GPR155-like has translation MTIMGQSGISLEDTLLPSLVQCFGIIFIGYILGKAKILRQVEAQGISIFVQYLSLPALIFVTVSTIPFTQMKWEFIASVFVSKTCIFVCVALITMLLTHPCDLGKAGIFAIFATQSNDFALGFPLFAALYQNTHPEYPMYLYIIAPIQLLILNTIGFIFLESEKHHRDISQSGNHLYHVIKGTLRNPVVLMTVVGLIWNVTYGQKVLPIFDNILKAFSSAFPATALLLLGYTMTIRSKKSDSQISVVVTILIFLKNLVLPLIMQQSTRFFLQDSSTKEIESLGSFGFLYGILPTAPSVYVFATQYDMCIDVATKTVVSSTLFSAPLLFATASVISLSQIGIEHVTSYLSLTISYLSSVNAICCLWLLVIFLTGRRWRSISFGVTFYLVFAQFLIALGGILMFFTPIKYSTLFYIQYTLTSGSIYATRLCVLLLAVLLLIIRMRSLCFILQLKKQINILSIILCFILPYFLAVALVFAEDKGKYEPNYQLGYVHSITSFTLTLICLVGTITCIILQQIYLRRNASQHSTHTLIHNREAESHQACSSEATTSKTICCGDIEDIGRNVKEEYCSDYHSMVNDSYDKVCDSRYHCSAERRQQCTVQVSRYIDDNNEIGTGLIDDEYFLKHITLLILFSVSMILSVFVCLWKLIETEDGIYIELEFLDVIVNYTLGIVCFIMFGLDSNLLYSILSKFNFFSNEAPSNTLEKIESKIICERFFLNYYEKCKKDLEQTRIINNAEYQGVFEYTELVNWLLEAEVAATNKDADYQIECFIKSFIIEELNEGCYGRRFFRFTNRDVVAD, from the coding sequence ATGACAATAATGGGGCAGTCAGGAATATCCTTAGAAGATACTTTGCTACCTTCACTGGTACAGTGTTTTGGCATAATTTTCATTGGTTATATTCTTGGCAAAGCAAAAATATTGAGACAGGTTGAAGCTCAGGGTATATCAATTTTCGTTCAATATCTCTCATTACCAGCTCTTATATTTGTGACAGTCTCAACCATTCCTTTTACTCAAATGAAGTGGGAATTTATAGCTTCtgtatttgtttcaaaaacttGCATTTTTGTTTGTGTAGCTCTCATTACAATGCTACTGACGCATCCATGTGATTTAGGAAAAGCTGGCATATTTGCTATCTTTGCAACTCAAAGTAACGATTTTGCTTTGGGTTTTCCTTTATTTGCTGCTTTGTATCAAAATACACATCCTGAATACCCTATGTATTTATACATTATAGCACCCATACAATTACTTATTCTTAACACTATTGGATTCATCTTTCTAGAAAGTGAAAAGCATCACCGTGATATTTCACAGAGTGGAAATCATCTTTATCATGTTATAAAAGGCACACTTCGAAATCCTGTTGTACTGATGACAGTAGTCGGCCTTATTTGGAATGTAACATATGGACAGAAAGTGTTACCTATTTTTGATAACATATTGAAAGCATTCAGCTCTGCTTTTCCAGCTACTGCTTTGCTTTTACTTGGATATACAATGACAATAAGAAGCAAAAAGTCAGATTCTCAGATATCTGTAGTAGTAACAATACTaatctttctgaaaaatttggTTCTGCCATTAATTATGCAACAATCTACGAGATTCTTTCTACAGGACAGTtcaacaaaagaaattgaaagccTTGGTAGCTTTGGTTTCTTATATGGCATTTTACCAACTGCACCGTCAGTATATGTGTTTGCAACACAATATGATATGTGTATAGATGTTGCAACTAAAACAGTAGTAAGCAGCACATTATTTTCTGCTCCTCTTTTATTTGCAACAGCATCAGTTATTTCACTTTCTCAGATTGGAATAGAACATGTTACTTCTTATTTGAGCTTGACAATCAGTTACCTTAGTTCTGTAAATGCAATTTGTTGTTTATGGTTACTTGTGATATTTTTGACAGGGAGGCGTTGGAGGAGCATAAGTTTTGGAGTTActttttatttggtatttgcacAATTTTTGATTGCATTAGGTGGAATATTGATGTTTTTCACTCCAATAAAGTACAgcacattattttatatacaatatacatTAACATCTGGCAGTATATATGCAACAAGATTGTGTGTACTTTTATTAGCAGTATTACTGCTCATTATTCGAATGAGAAGTTTGTGCTTCATCTTGcaactaaaaaaacaaattaatatattgtcTATTATATTGTGTTTTATACTACCCTATTTTCTGGCTGTAGCTTTAGTGTTTGCTGAAGATAAAGGGAAGTATGAACCAAATTATCAATTAGGGTATGTTCATAGTATTACATCTTTCACTCTCACACTTATCTGCTTAGTTGGAACAATTACATGCATCATTCTGCAGCAAATATACTTACGAAGAAATGCCTCTCAGCACTCAACCCATACTTTGATTCACAATCGTGAAGCAGAGTCTCATCAAGCCTGTTCATCAGAAGCTACAACTAGCAAAACAATTTGCTGTGGAGATATTGAAGATATAGGAAGAAATGTAAAAGAAGAGTACTGTTCAGATTATCACTCTATGGTCAATGATTCATATGACAAAGTTTGTGATTCAAGGTATCATTGCAGTGCTGAAAGACGACAACAATGTACTGTACAAGTTTCAAGATATATCGATGATAACAATGAGATAGGAACTGGACTTATTGATGATGAATATTTCTTGAAACACATTACTTTACTGATACTTTTTAGTGTTTCAATGATTTTGAGTGTGTTTGTCTGCCTTTGGAAATTGATAGAAACTGAAGACGGCATTTACATTGAACTTGAATTTTTAGATGTCATAGTAAATTATACTTTGGGAATAGTATGCTTCATTATGTTTGGCTTAGACAGTAATCTGCTGTATTCAATATTgagtaaattcaattttttcagcaATGAAGCTCCTTcaaatacattagaaaaaattgaatcaaaaataatatgtgaaagattttttttgaattattatgaaaagTGCAAAAAAGATTTAGAACAAACTAGAATAATCAATAATGCAGAATATCAAGGTGTCTTTGAATATACTGAATTAGTCAATTGGCTTTTGGAAGCAGAAGTTGCTGCTACAAATAAAGATGCTGATTATCAAATTGAATGCttcataaaatctttcattattgaagaattaaatgaaGGTTGTTACGGAAGGCGATTCTTTAGGTTTACAAATAGGGATGTTGTAGCAGATTAA